One Penaeus monodon isolate SGIC_2016 chromosome 34, NSTDA_Pmon_1, whole genome shotgun sequence DNA segment encodes these proteins:
- the LOC119594733 gene encoding contactin-2-like: MSGSFIFIISNKKCLFCSTGSAATLDLGFDVPPPIKTVTVEGSRLLIPCQPIRGEKGLPNVTWTNEESVVNEPRRHVLPNGTLLITEVRASDAGQYRCVLRQGTRAVLSAPVGLVLAGKAV; encoded by the exons ATGAGTGGCTCTTTTATCTTCATAATCTCTAATAAAAAATGCTTATTTTGCTCAACAGGATCGGCCGCGACGCTGGATCTTGGCTTCGACGTTCCTCCGCCAATCAAAACCGTGACTGTCGAAGGGTCACGCCTCCTCATACCCTGTCAGCCAATCAGAGGCGAGAAAGGCTTGCCCAACGTGACCTGGACCAATGAGGAGAGCGTAGTGAATGAGCCCCGCCGCCACGTCTTGCCCAATGGGACGCTTCTGATCACGGAG GTGAGAGCGAGTGACGCGGGCCAATACAGGTGTGTGCTGCGGCAGGGGACTCGCGCCGTGCTCTCCGCCCCCGTCGGCCTCGTCCTCGCAGGTAAGGCCGTTTAG